A window of the Lolium perenne isolate Kyuss_39 chromosome 7, Kyuss_2.0, whole genome shotgun sequence genome harbors these coding sequences:
- the LOC127315566 gene encoding uncharacterized protein, producing MQERVVRHFWKYFTRAEGKEIACDVILHELCRVRVTGMHYEARVQCVRDWHAERKVWMSKADCRDTLMAPWQYLQNPPQYVGEDKACFLAMVIWWTSAEYARKHEEGKQKRLEMGGGSHVLGSKNLALTLQQEEVKTGVTPNLFGLFQKSKTRREPHPETGSVWVNGLAEAQCGAYRSKFKDKHGEDADPTTEDFDVEVAVLAGQGKKGGRLWIADGLVDPTTIPSLRQIRRGRTSEQPRVETRPRASDLAVEKLRAEMEERERRHQEEQMQMQQQLRENMQMQQQMLQQMQQQQQMFQQMFMNQTVLTSPPGSSGPSTSCPPMFPHFIPTPDPAVMALLQQGPSQSPLTPGLTVNNTGIIRSLQQFLDLRLQLMLRDMHVQVAWPADWPQRECSRLSLQMHALYFSLRSEG from the exons ATGCAAGAGCGGGTTGTCCGCCacttctgg aaatacttcacgAGGGCTGAGGGCAAGGAAATTGCGTGCGACGTTATCTTACACGAGTTGTGCAGGgtgagggtgactggcatgcactacgaggcacgtgtccAGTGCGTTCGCGACTGGCACGCCGAGCGCAAAGTTTGGATGAGTAAGGCTGATTGTCGGGATACGCTCATGGCACCGTGGCAGTACCTGCAG aaccctcctcagtacgtcggggAAGACAAGGCGTGCTTTCTTGCGATGGTCATATGGTGGACATCCGCCGAGTACGCccggaagcacgaggagggcaagcagAAGCGTTTAGAGATGGGAGGTGGATCACATGTCCTGGGCAGCAAGAACTTGGCCCTTACCTTGCAGCAAGAG gaagtgaaGACAGGCGTGACACCAAACTTGTTTGGCCTCTTCCAAAAGTCCAAGACCAGGAGGGAGCCGCATCCTGAAACGGGGTCCGTGTGGGTCAACGGGCTAGCGGAGGCCCAGTGTGGCGCGTACCGCTCGAAGTTCAAGGACAAGCACGGCGAAGACGCCGACCCAACCACCGAAGACTTTGACGttgaggttgcggtgcttgcgggacaaggcaagaagggtggccgcctatggattgctgacgggttagtcgacccaacgaccattccatctctacgccagatccgtcgtgggcGTACGAGCGAGCAGCCTCGGGTAGAGACCCGCCCACGGGCTTCGGACCTAGCTGTGGAGAAGTTACGG gcggagatggaagaaagggaacggaggcaccaagaggagcagatgcagatgcagcagcagcTTAGGGAGAACATGCAGATGCAGCAGCAGATGTTGCAGCAGATGCAACAACAGCAGCAGATGTTCCAGCAGATGTTCATGAACCAGACCGTGCTGACTTCACCACCGGGGAGTAGTGGTCCTAGCACGTCGTGTCCTCCTATGTTCCCACATTTT ATCCCCACGCCCGATCCGGCTGTGATGGCGCTCCTCCAGCAAGGGCCAAGTCAGAGCCCGCTGACACCTGGCTTGACCGTCAACAATACGGGCATCATCCGGAGCCTGCAGCAGTTTCTAG ATCTTAGGCTACAGCTAATGCTGCGGGACATGCATGTCCAGGTGGCGTGGCCGGCCGACTGGCCGCAGCGTGAGTGCTCTAGACTATCGCTTCAAATGCATGCTCTGTATTTCAGCCTAAGATCAGAAGGCTAA